Below is a window of Bos indicus isolate NIAB-ARS_2022 breed Sahiwal x Tharparkar chromosome 19, NIAB-ARS_B.indTharparkar_mat_pri_1.0, whole genome shotgun sequence DNA.
CTCTCCTTTCCACTTACTGCCCCAAACTTGTTGCTTTACTAGATACATGCAAACGTTATGTTTTAGACACACCAAAACAGAACATGCCAAATGAGTGCCTTTCggaggctggagaggaggggGGTTCCGGAGTCCGACCTCCCGCCTTTGGGTGTGGCCTCTGGCCCTCGAGCGCAGCGCCTCCCGGCTGAGGGCCGGCGCGCGAGCACCGTCCACAAGCACTTTTTCATGATGTCCTGCAAGAAGTCAGTGTGTGTGGTCACTGAGGGAAAGAATTTCGGGTGTGATCATGGCGCCGAAGGCAAAGCAGGGGGGACACAGTGATTGTATGCAATGAAGTGTTTTCTCGTGATTTAGTTAAATGTGGTTTTATGGTTTGGTGCGTATATTCCTATTTTCCATTAAATTAACTTTATTTCTaaagcatattttgatttatCATCAAGAGCAATAAAGCATTAAATCTTACTCTTAAAGGTATTCTGCTTATTGAGTTGAAAACTATCTAAAATGGTGAAATTTGGGCATGTAGAAAGTCAGTTGTTATCCCGGAGGCTGAAAGGAGCATTAAGCACAAGTAAGGTAAAAATGGAGGATAGTTGGCCTGAGGCTtctgatgaaaaatattaaatagaaaacagCTGTGAGGAGGAGGAGTCAGGAGGGGGCCAGGTGGTGGTGTTAACCACTATTTTGAGGCCTGCACACTGAAAGCGCTTTGCTTTCACCTTTACTGAAATCGAAGCATGCAAATGCGCAAAGAATAAACGCAAGGCCCGGATGCCCAGGGCTGCAGCTCAGGTAGAGGCCTGAGTGCACCCTGGCTGGCTGGTCAGCCCCTCCCTGAGCCCTCTGGTTGGGGTGGGTGAGCTGCCGGCAAGCAAGGCCCTGCAGGGAGATGGGGCAACCCCAGCACCCCAGGGTGCTGCAGCCAGAGGATGCTCCCAACCCCCAGTCACTGGCCAGAGCACGCAACGACGGCTTCCGACTCAGAAGACAAAGAAGACGCCCCGATCGAAAGGCTGCCAGCTTCAAAGGCACAACCTGAACAAGTGCCCCCAAAGCCCAGGGCAgctccagcccaccaggcgcaGAGCCCGGGGAGGACTGAGGCCAAAACACCAGGTCTCCAAGGCCCAGGCTGGTGGCAAGAGTGAGCACAGACCGATGGCAATACAACCGGTAGGGGGCCCCAGCCTTGCCACAATTAGGGGCTGGGGAGGCTGCTTatctgggagctggagtttcCTCTTGAAACCTGCACAGAGCTAGGCTGGCGGGGCTGAACCACATGGACCCAGCCGGCTCCTGCTGCCCGGGGGACCTTGGGGCAGTGCGCTACAAGCAGAGCCTGGGCCAGCACACTTGGGGGCCCAGCCCTCGCCAGGCCATACCTGGGCCTGACCCTCCCTGGTCGGAGGTCCTGGGCCTTGAGAGACCAACTCCTGCCCTGGCCACACCAAGAAACCCAAGTTGACTTCACCTGGGCTTCTTTCTTAATCACCTTAACAGTGAACACAATTGTTAAGCCTTCTCCCCtaaccctgccctcctcccctcccccacaccacaATCCAATTATGTTCTGAGCACAAGAATCCTTTATAAAAATGAGCCCCCAGACTGCTCTTGAAGGATGTGCCCACAAAAAACAGTCTGTGTAATGGATGGTCAGTGCATTTTATTTAATCAGCacagtacaaaaataaataaaaataaggggAGGGGAATTAAATTACAGCCAAACTGAGCTTCATGACCTTGTCAGATTATAAACCACACATACTTACAAACACGCTACGCATACATACAAAAATGagacaaatataaattaatattaacaATACCCACAGTTTGGTCAAAGAATAGCTACAGAAGAAATTGCACTAAAAACCAACATACATCACACGTGTGTAATTAGCAGTTTCAAATATACAGCTAAGAATAGttccaagtggaaaaaaaaatggcacatTTCCTTTTCATTGCAAGTTTAACAACTGCTAGAACAAAACTAAGTTCTAATAACTGCATGGAAAGAATATATCAACCCTTCAGGTTTtacaagaaaaaagaggaaaaccaaaTCCTGAACTATTATTCCTGTGACTTGTTCTGTGCACGGGTGTAATTTTCACAGCCATCTGTTCtaagattatttttcttaagaCACAAAATGCTCCTGGTTTGCATGCACAATATCACTGTAAAAGCAACAATTAAAGAATAAagggtggggttttttttgtagattagtttttctttttttttttaattgttctaaAAGTAGTCTTCATAGCAGCATGTCAAATGGGTTCATTGCTTGCACACTCAAGTATATCGGTTTCTTTACACAATACTGATGACCAGTGCAAGAGGAGGAGACCTCGCCAGGCTTCatatggatggaactagagactTCTTTCTTTAGTCCCCAACCATTCCTGAAATTTGCACCGcctccataaattaaaaaaataaatatggagagagagaaggaaacacaCACGACTGGAATCTCGCGGGTGCGCGTTCTCGCCGTTTCAGGCCCAGCAAGGCCCACGAAGGAGCGACTCCAGACCCCGGTCCCGGCTGCTGACACTTGGCCCCGGGacgccacccctcccccaccctcgtGTGCTGCCGGGgaccccgccgcccccgccggccGCCTACCTCGGGTCACACACGGCAGCAGAATCTGCACAGACAGGCTGTGTGACAACTCCCGCGGAGGAGAGGCTCTGCACGCGAGGTCCCCGCCGGCAGCCACGGGTTCCTTCCAGCCCCGCGGCAGGTAAATCTGGCCGGCGGTCCTGGGAGCGGCTGGGCGTGGGCCTCAGGGCGCAGCTGAGGCCCGTGCTCCCAGCTTGGGGCAGGCCCTCATTCTCGCGAGCACCACGGGGCCGCAGGCTCGACGCCGGGCCTGTTAAATCGGGAGCTCAGTTTCacagctttctcttttttatgtgaATTTCAGTAGTGCTTGTGCTGAAATGGCAGCCACCTGGAAGCTAATCCTATGTAAAACGGCCCCCCgcctccctcacccccagcctcCCCTTCCAGCTCCCCTTGGGGTTTGAGACTGGAAGAGAGAATTCTCTGTGGGCCTTCACATCAGTCTTTGTTCCCCAAAGCCAGAGGGATCACGGAAGGCTGGCTCCCTTCTCTGGGTCCTCTCCCAAGCCCCCAGCCACCGATCTGGgagaatcagaaagaaaattaagtgacacatcatgggttttttttttttttacagccacTAAGGTTGAAGGTGGAGACCCAAACCAGCAGCTGCAAATGATCAGCGGGAGAATCAGCAGGCAGTCAGGAGTTCGGCTCCTGGCTCATAATTGTCTCCAAGATCCAGCCGTCTCCCTGGGCCTTTCGGGACAAGGCTTCGTCTTCAGAAGAGACTCAACTGTTTGGAAACAGCTTTACATCAacagggggtgaggggaggggcgcATCATTACCACATCACCCTGGTCCCTGATATCACCCCCGCCCCAATCCCTGCAGCTCCGCAGGGCAAATGTCATGGGCACTGGCTCAGTCCCAGGCATGGCAGCCCCACCTGCCCGGGAGGCAGGCTGTTGACAATGGGCACCTGCAGCTGCCCTGGCCTTCGCCACGGGGTGACTAAGCTGCATGattcaaatgaaaaattcaccCAAGAAAGGAGTTGTCCCTGGCGTCACCCCACCCCTTGGGAGCCGGGACCCAAAATGAAAGAACTTAGTGAGTCAAACCAGCTCATTAACCAACACTACcaacagggctgggggtgggggacgaAGGAGGGGAggttgctggggggtgggggcggttcCATGTCTCCATGAAAGGAAAGCCCTTctccctaaaaaagaaaaaagagcaaaccAGGGTCGTGCATGGCCAAATTAGAGGACATGATCTTCGCACCAGGCCGGCTTCCCCTCGATTGAAGAGGCTGTCCCAGGGCCACGGGCGTTTGGCCTCCTAAGCCCACGTGCGGCGCAGTCCAGGTGGCCGGCTTCAGGAGCCTCTGGGAGAACAGACGACCCAGAACAGGAGCCAGCAAAGGGCCTCCAACCAGAAACTCCAGTTCCTCCCTGGGCTGCCTGGCTGTGGGCCGCCTTCCCTGCCTTGGTCCAGCAAGGGCGCAGGCGGCAGAAGCCAGTCAGTCCTTTCAATTCCCCAGAGTGAGACGTTGGGGGCCAGGGTGGCTCTGAATAcatcttctgaatgttgcacAAGGTTCAGGAGTTCAGAAGCGCCCAGAGTTCTTGGCAGGGTGGAGGAAAACCCCAaggaggggaggtgggaagggagaggCCCTTGGTGGCTTTGCTAAACACATACTGTACACAAAATCtgatttaagaataaatttttaaaaatgaattgaatCCTTGAGCCATGATGCAGGCTGGCGGGCTCACCGGTCCAGCCCGAGGAGGAGCCGCTTCTTGTCCTCCTGGCCGCTCTCGTTCTTCAGGTCGGAGAACACCTGCGTGAAGTAGTGGGGGTCGGCGTTGATCTGCAGCATCTTGGAGCTCATGAGGTTGATGACGGAGAGACAGCGGTCCCAAAAGGCCTCCTTGCAGCTCTCCACCAGGAAGGGCTTGAGCGGGTAGGAGATCTCGTTGCCCATGTAGGAGTAGGAGAGGTACAGGCAGGTCAGCAGGACTGCCTGGAGCTCGTGGTCGGAACCCACCTCGGAGGAGATGACATCCCGGCAGAGCATGTAGAGGAAGACCACGTTGGCCGGCGTGATGAAGCCCTGGTCCTGCCAGCCCTGCAGCAGCAGCGAGCGGTCCACGCTGCGCAGCCAGAGCACAGGGTCCGTGGGGGACAGGTGCTTCAGGCGGTAGCACCGGCGACAGAGGAACTCGCCCAGGCAGCGCAGCAGCTCGCTGGTGGACGCCTGGACGATGACCCGTTTGGGCGTCCCTGCGGAGCTGACGGCAGGGTGCGGGGCCTTCTTGACGGACGAGGAGACCCCGGTCTGCGAACCCGAGAGCTGGCTGGCAGGGGGGGCGGGCGGCTGGGCCGGCGGGGGCTGGGCGAACGTGGACAGGTTGGCGCACGACAGCGACTTCTTCAGGTTCTCATTGTTGAGGTGCGTGATGTTGTTCTGATAGCTGCTGTTGGGCTGCACCTTCTTGGAGTTCTTCTTCTTGGCCGACACGGCCACGATCCTCTTCCACGGCAGCACGGAGATGATGGAGTGCCGCTTCAGGTTCTTGTCCTTGGCGTTCTTGCTGTTCTGCACGGCCGTGTAGTGGCCCACCGTGGCCGCGCCATCCTCAAACAGCGTGGCCTTCCGGTAGCTGGGGGACAGGGACAGCACCGTGCCCATGGTGCCGCTGCGCGCCGGGCGGGGACCCGCGCCCCTGCGCGCCCAGCCTGCCGGCTGGAGGAAAGAAGCTCACCGAGCCGCGGCGGCCAGGGGGAGGCGGGGGCGCTCCCGAGGTCGCGTGCCGCCCCTCCGGATCTGTGGGGGCAAAACAAGATGGTTCTCAGCATCAGGCGGGGCTCGCGCCGCGCTCCTCCGCCCCGGCCTtggcggccccggccccggccccgcgccCGGGGCCTTCCCTAGTTGACACGGCCCCGCCCGCGTCCCCGCGCCGCAACCCCGGCCTCTCCACTGCGGCACCGAGACCCGCTCCCGCCGCGGTCCGGATGGCAGCGCGGGGGCGCGGGAGCCGGCGGAGGCGGCCGGGGACCCCGCCTCGACACTGCGCGCGGCCGCGGCCCCGGTCCCCCGGGGACAGCGGGCTGCCCGAGGGGCAGGCTTACCGAGCAGGTGGCTCCGGCGCTCCGCACCTTCCGCAATGCGCGCCGCGGCTCAGCGCCGCGGTCCCGGGGCTCGGCGGGGCTcgcgcgcggcggcggcggctcgggAGCTTCTGTCCAAGGTTCTGCAGgcgccgcggccccgccccccgcTCGGCCGCcttcgccgccgccgccgccgccgccgcgcccgcGCCCGCCCCGGCTCGCACCTCAGCGGCCTCCCTCtcgggcgcgcgcgcgcgcggccCACGCGCCGGCCGGGCCTGGTCTCACCCGGGAGCTGGGGCCGCCGCCGTGCTCAGCACGAGCGGCGCGCGGTGCGGGCAGCGACGCGGCCGCGAGCTCCGGGCTCCTCTCTACTCGCCGCGCCCCATCCAGGACCCAGACTCCGGCAGCGGGGACTCGCGGCACCTCCCCGTCCCGCCCCGCGGAGCCGCCCCCTCCCCGCACTGCTCACCGCCCGCTCGGCGCTGCCGCGCCAGCAGCAGCCCGGCCGCGTGAGACTCGCGAACGCACCGCGCAGCTGAGCTTGGGCGGGTAGGGAGCTCCGGACGGGGAGGGctggggcggggccggggagcgaccccgcccgccgccccgccCAGACACGTGCTGCCTTTGTTCCCGCCGCGGCGTCCGCAGCTGCCGGCGGCGGGGGCACCCTCGGCCGCGTCCGCGCCCCGGCCGCCCGAGAAGCAGTCCACGGAGGCTGGGACCCGAGTAGCCTCCTTCCATTTAATGCCCGAGATCCCGGGGACAGAAGCTAGGGCGCTCAGGGAGCAAGGGCGGAGAGGGGGGAGGCCTCAGTGCCACGCGCATCCGGAGGGGACTGTCCCATGAATTCAGAGTGCTTTTCCCTCCGAGACCTCTGTTGTCCCATCCGGGTCAATGCCCACCAACCAGGTAAGTCTCAGAAATACAGGCCAGAGGCGTAGGCTGCTCTGGGCCGTTCCACGGAGCTACTCGCCTTCCCACACTACACCTGGACAGGGCCCTGAGGCTCCTGGCTCGGTCACTGCCCCCGAGACGGATGAATACTGAGCCCATCCTTAATGTGACCTCAGAATTTCCACAGGCCCTCTTTATCTGTTATAGTACAACTGAAGCACTTGCTTCAACCAGCCTCTGATCTGCCGACTTTATTTTTCATGCTAAGCGGGTATAATTTGAAGACTCGGTGCTCCTAAAATTATTAAATTCTGAGTCAAATTCTGGTTCTGTTAAGAACTTTTCTTTTCACAAAGAACAAGAATCCTTCACAACGGCTCTACTTGTTATTCTTTTAGTTTGGTTCTAGAGATGGGGGACTCAGATTTGACCACTAACctgggaaagaggagagagagacttAAACCATGTCCTGTTTCCAATTACCACTCTGGACTTGGTAAGGAGGAAGTGGCAGTCCAGAGAATACCCAATCCCCTGATGCCCAGACCACTCCAGCAACCTGTGTCAGCTCTGCCTACTGCCCTGAGCAGTATTAAAATCTGGTGTCACAACAATGCTACATCATCAGAAAGTACTAGAATTTGCTAAAGTACTACCCAGAGGTTTCTCTGTCAGTAATGGCCTGGGTGGCCATA
It encodes the following:
- the CDK5R1 gene encoding cyclin-dependent kinase 5 activator 1; amino-acid sequence: MGTVLSLSPSYRKATLFEDGAATVGHYTAVQNSKNAKDKNLKRHSIISVLPWKRIVAVSAKKKNSKKVQPNSSYQNNITHLNNENLKKSLSCANLSTFAQPPPAQPPAPPASQLSGSQTGVSSSVKKAPHPAVSSAGTPKRVIVQASTSELLRCLGEFLCRRCYRLKHLSPTDPVLWLRSVDRSLLLQGWQDQGFITPANVVFLYMLCRDVISSEVGSDHELQAVLLTCLYLSYSYMGNEISYPLKPFLVESCKEAFWDRCLSVINLMSSKMLQINADPHYFTQVFSDLKNESGQEDKKRLLLGLDR
- the LOC139177715 gene encoding protein FAM246C-like, giving the protein MAARGRGSRRRRPGTPPRHCARPRPRSPGDSGLPEGQAYRAGGSGAPHLPQCAPRLSAAVPGLGGARARRRRLGSFCPRFCRRRGPAPRSAAFAAAAAAAAPAPAPARTSAASLSGARARGPRAGRAWSHPGAGAAAVLSTSGARCGQRRGRELRAPLYSPRPIQDPDSGSGDSRHLPVPPRGAAPSPHCSPPARRCRASSSPAA